Genomic window (Gammaproteobacteria bacterium):
TAAGCGAGCTTAAACAGAAGGCGGGGCTTCCGGCACGTTTCTGGAGCGATGATATTAAGGTGTACCGTTACACCGTGCAGAAATGGCGTGAGCAGGACCCATTAACCGAGAACGCGAGAATAGCGTATACATAGCCATGAATGACATCAATTATCCCGGCCGCTACTGGCACAAATTAGACGACGGCCGCATTCAATGCGATCTCTGTCCGCGCGACTGCAAGCTGCACGAGGGTCAGCGCGGCGCATGCTTCGTGCGCCAGCGCGTCGGCGATCAGATGGTGCTCGCCACTTACGGACGTTCTTCAGGATTTTGCGTAGACCCCATCGAGAAAAAGCCGCTCAATCATTTTTACCCCGGCAGCAGCGTGTTGTCGTTCGGCACTGCGGGCTGCAACCTCGCCTGCAAATTTTGCCAGAACTGGGACATCTCCAAATCGCGTGATTTTGACCGCTTGGCGGATGAGGCGAGCCCGGAGGAGATCGCGCGCGCCGCTGAGCAGTATGGCTGCAAAAGCGTGGCGTTCACCTATAATGATCCGGTGATCTTCGCCGAATACGCGATGGACGTCGCAGACGCCTGCCATGCGCGCGGCATCCAAACCGTGGCGGTCACGGCGGGCTACATGCACGATGAGGCGCGGCGCGATTTTTATTCCAAGGTAGACGCCGCCAATGTAGATCTGAAGGCATTCACCGAAGAGTTTTACCACAAACTCACCGGCGCGCACCTTGCGCCGGTGCTGGAGACGCTGAAGTATTTAAAACATGAAACCAAGGTGTGGTTTGAGATCACCACGCTGCTCATTCCGGGCCATAACGACTCCGATGCCGAGCTCACCAGGATGTGCGAGTGGATCATGGAAAACCTGGGCCCCGACGTGCCGCTGCACTTTTCCGCATTTCACCCCGATTATAAAATGCTGGATATACCACCCACGCCCGCCGCGACCTTAAAGCGTGCGCGCCGCATCGCCATGAATACGGGGCTGCATTATGTCTACACCGGTAATGTGCATGACCAGGAAGGCGACACGACGTTTTGCGCGCACTGTCACGCACCGCTCATCGTGCGCGACTGGTATGAGATTTTGGAATACCGCCTGACGCCGGATGGGCGCTGCCCGGACTGCGCCACCCCGCTGCCCGGCAGGTTCGCCGGCGCGGCCGGCGGTTTCGGCCGCCACCGTATACCCGTCGCTATCCATCACGCCGGACAAGGCTTCGGCTTATACAAGGCGTTTCGTGGCCGGCGTAAAGTTCGTGGATCTGTGATGCAAAATGCTTTTCTATTTCCAGTCGCTTCAGTTTCATCGTCGGGGTGATGAGGCCGTTTTCGATTGTCCACGTATCCAACGTTAGAGCATTTTTGATTTAAGTAT
Coding sequences:
- the amrS gene encoding AmmeMemoRadiSam system radical SAM enzyme; the encoded protein is MNDINYPGRYWHKLDDGRIQCDLCPRDCKLHEGQRGACFVRQRVGDQMVLATYGRSSGFCVDPIEKKPLNHFYPGSSVLSFGTAGCNLACKFCQNWDISKSRDFDRLADEASPEEIARAAEQYGCKSVAFTYNDPVIFAEYAMDVADACHARGIQTVAVTAGYMHDEARRDFYSKVDAANVDLKAFTEEFYHKLTGAHLAPVLETLKYLKHETKVWFEITTLLIPGHNDSDAELTRMCEWIMENLGPDVPLHFSAFHPDYKMLDIPPTPAATLKRARRIAMNTGLHYVYTGNVHDQEGDTTFCAHCHAPLIVRDWYEILEYRLTPDGRCPDCATPLPGRFAGAAGGFGRHRIPVAIHHAGQGFGLYKAFRGRRKVRGSVMQNAFLFPVASVSSSG